TCTTGCCTTGCAATCCCTCGCCCTTTATCCTCAGTGGATTGAGAAATTATCCCACCTTGGCGGGGAGGATGTGGATTATAATCCCTGTGGTATCATCGCCCCTGTGTATGAAACCCCCGACAATACCTCCCATGATGGGGGATTGTGGTTAGACAAAAAAAATTTAGCCCACTATCAACCTGATTTAGGTGAAGATGTGGTAGGTGGTTGGTGGTATCCCGAAGAAGGACAAGTAGATCCTCGTCGTCTTGGCACGGTATTATTAAGTATCGCTCAATCCCTCGGTGTAGAAATTTTGGAGGGGGTAAGTGCGATCGCTTTTACCCGCAGTCAAGGTAAAATAAAAGATGTCATCACCCCATCAGGCACACTAACAGCGGATAACTATATTTTAGCGGGAGGCTCATGGTCAGGAAAACTGCAACCCCTCCCCGTGCGCCCCATAAAAGGGCAAATGCTCAGTTTAAAAATGCCCTCTGATAAACCCCTCGAAAGGGTAATTTTTGGCGAAAATACCTACCTAGTACCCAAAAAAGATGGACGCTTAATTGTGGGTGCCACCGTAGAAGACATCGGCTGGGTAAAAGGCACCACCGCCCAGGGAGTCAATACCCTACTTAATAACGCCATCAGACTTTATCCCCCCCTTGCCCAGTGGAAACTCGAAGAAATCTGGTACGGCTATCGCCCCGGCACCCCCGACGAAATGCCCATCCTCGGTTATGGAGATGCCGAAAATCTCATCCTTGCCACGGGGCATCATCGCAACGGCATTTTACTCGCCCCCATCACCGCCAAAATCATTAGTAACCTAGTAGAAGGTAAAACAGATTCCTTTTTACCATCTTTCAGCTACCTTCGCTTTAATTCCCCCGAAAATCCACCCTTACCCCCCCTTGTGAAAAACAGTAATAAAAATCAAATTATGAATTATCCTACTCCCCAACAAAATAACGGCTACCATGCCTATAGCCATGATGTCAGTGATGATGGTTTAGTCATTGCCGGGCGCAAATTTAAATCCCGTCTGATGACAGGCACGGGGAAATATCCTACCATGGAATCCATGCAACAAAGCGTTATGGCCAGTGGTTGCGAAATCGTCACCGTAGCGGTGCGCAGAGTGCAAAATAACGCCCCTGGCCATGAAGGATTAGCCGAAGCCCTCGACTGGTCAAAAATTTGGATGTTACCCAATACCGCAGGTTGTACCAATGCGGAAGAAGCGATTCGGGTTGCCCGTTTGGGTAGGGAAATGGCGAAATTATTGGGGCAAGAGGATAATAATTTTGTCAAATTAGAAGTTATCCCCGATAGTAAGTATTTACTACCAGATCCCATCGGTACTTTACAAGCCGCCGAACAGTTGGTAAAAGAAGGTTTTGCGGTGTTACCTTATGTAAACGCAGATCCCTTACTCTGTAAGCGTTTGGAGGAGGTGGGTTGTGCCACCGTAATGCCCCTTGGTTCTCCCATTGGTTCGGGTCAGGGTATCCAAAATGTTGCTAATATTAAGATTATCATTGAGCAATCTAAGGTGCCTGTGGTCATTGATGCGGGTATTGGTAGTCCTTCAGAGGCTGCCTACGGTATGGAATTAGGAGCCGATGCTTTATTAATAAACAGTGCGATCGCCCTTGCCGAAAATCCTGTTATAATGGCTCAATCCATGGGATTGGCAACCCAAGCAGGAAGACTCGCTTATAAGGCAGGAAGAATCCCCATCAAAAATTATGCCAGTGCTAGTTCACCTTTAACGGGAGTTGTAACCAAATAATTAACTGCCTAAAATGCTTGAATATTTTTAAACTCTGCTTTCTTAGCATTGGCGGCCTCCCCACAAGTGCGAGGGGTGGGGAATATTTTTTCAGGATTAGCCAATCCTTTGGGATTAAAAGCACTTCTGACATATTGCATGGTTTCTAAGTCGGCTTCGGTGAACATATCTGCCATGTAGCATTTTTTGTCGCTACCAATGCCATGCTCTCCTGATATACTACCCCCCACTCTTACACAAAGTTTGAGAATTTCTCCCCCCAATTCCTCCACTTTTTCAAAACTTCCTTCTTCGGCTTGGTTATATAAAATTAAAGGATGCAAGTTTCCATCTCCTGCATGGAAAACATTGGCGATGCGGTAGCCATATTGTTCTCCCAATGCACTTATTTCGCTCAATACCGAGGCTAACTGCGATCGAGGTACTACCCCATCCTGTACGAAGTAATTAGGGCTAATTTTGCCCATTGCGGCAAAAGCAGCTTTTCTGCCCTTCCACAATTTAAGACGGGTGGGAGCATCTTTAGCAGAGGTAATATTTCTGGCACCGCACCGTAAACAAATTTCCCCTACTTTTTCCTTGTAGTTTGTCACTTCCACCTCTAAGCCGTCTAATTCTACCAAAAGAATGGCTTGGGCATCTCGGGGATAACATTGGGTGGCGACAATATCTTCCACGGCGTTGATACTAAAATTGTCCATCATTTCCATTCCTGCGGGGATAATTCCCGAGCGGATAATTTCAGCAACGGCATTTCCTGCTTCTTCGATACTATTAAAATCTGCTAAAACCACACAAATGGAATCGGGGGTTTTAAGGATTTTGAGGGTAATTTCTGTGGCAATGCCGAGGGTACCTTCTGAGCCGACAAATAAGCCCGTAAGGTCATATCCGGGGGTTTCTGGTACTTTACCGCCTATTTTAACTATATCCCCTTCTGGGGTGACGATGGTTAAACCCAATACATGGTTAGTGGTGGTGCCATATTTGAGGCAGTGGACACCCCCTGAGTTTTCGGCTACATTGCCCCCAATAGAACAAATGATCTGACTGGAGGGATCAGGGGCATAATAAAACCCTGCACCGCTAACAGTTTGAGTTACCCAGTTATTGATAATGCCGGGTTGTACGACAATTCTTTGGTTTTCGTAATCTACTTCCAAGACTTCGCGCATTCTGGCGGTGACGATTAAAACGCAGTCTTCTACGGGTAATGCACCCCCTGATAATCCTGTACCTGCCCCCCTTGCAATCCATGGGATGTCGTTTTCATGGCAAATACGGGCGATCGCACTTACTTCTTCGGTAGTTTTCGGTAGGGTTACGAGGGCAGGGCGTTGACGGTATTGGGGCAAACCATCACACTCGTAGGTGAGTAATTCTTCTTTACGTTTGATGACCCCTTTTTTTCCTAAAACTGCTTCTAGCTGTTTAATAATCGGTTGCCACTTATCACGGATAACACTGAAAACCATTAATTACTGTTTATTTTTCAATGACTTATACGAGTATCATAACATTAATGGGGCTGAATATCTTTTTTGTTACGAATTTTAGTGATTTTAAGACTATCTTTAATTTAAAAATATAAACATTTAATATAAGGTAATAAAGTTTTATTAAGTTAAATAAATAATTATATTTATAATGACAAATAAAGATTGTTTTTAAGTTATTCTAAAATCAGAAAAATAAAGTATGTTTATGTAGTTGTATAAAGTGCTTAATTTCTTAAAAAATATCAATGCTCTTATACCTAGTTAATTATACTGAAACTAAATAAATTAGTTCATTAATACATTCGAGGATAAATACTATGATTCGTCCTTTTTTAACTACCATTGTGGTGCTAGGTGCGATCGCCCTGAGAGCATCAGCCCAAGACTACGGTTATGACCCCATTTACGGTACTGTCACACTATCAGGTGGATTTTCCCCAGATCCCCATACCGTCTCCTTACAAGCAGGAGGAAGCGTAGATGTAGGAAATACCCTAGGGGGTTCCTGTGTCGGCATCATTGCCGAAGCCCCCGACTACCGCATCAATTTCACTGCAGGTTCATATCCCCTAATTATTTCCGTTGATTCAGCCTACGATACAACCCTCGTAATCAATAATCCTAGTGGGGATTGGTATTGTGATGATGATAGCGGAGAATATAGAGGTCACAACCCTTCCATCCGTTTTGATAACCCTCAATCAGGGCAATATGATATTTGGGTAGGCACTTATAGTTCAGGAACAAATCCAGATGCCATATTACATATCTCAGAAGTAAGTAGTAAATAACCTTGAGGATAAAACTTTTGCTCTTGGTAAAGATAATAAAAACGGAGCAGAATAAGTCGGTATAAATACAGATATTTACCTGCACTTTATACCATTATTAAACAATGCTCACAAACAAAAATTATTAACCCATAAAAAGAGGATATTAGCTCAATCAAACCTTTCTAAGAAATAATCTCTTTTAGCCCCACAAATTAAAAATTATCCTCAGTCTTGAACGGCAAATAATTTACAAAAATAAATGATCGCCCTTATAAGCAACAAAGTATAATAGTAAGTAAGGAGGACTAGCTACCAAAAGCAAAAAGCTAGATCACAACTTATGGTCATGATGACAGACAAAACCGCCTCCAACCCTACAGCAAAATTTCCCATCTGGGAAGAATTTGAAGGCGGAAAATGGCAACAAAAAATTAACGTCCGAGACTTTATCCAACGCAATTATACCCCCTATGACGGTGACGAATCATTTTTAAGCGATGCAACCCCCACCACCCACAACCTGTGGACAGAGGTTAAATTGCTGATGAAACAAGAAAGGGAAAAAGGCGTATTAGACGCAGAAACCAAAATACCCTCTAGTATAACCGCCTACGGTGCAGGTTATATCAAAAAAGACTTAGAAAAAATTGTCGGCTTACAAACCGATAAACCCCTCAAACGTGCCATTATGCCCAATGGTGGTATTAGGGTAGTGGAAAAATCCCTCGAGGCTTATGGTTATACCATCGATCCCTTAGTCCATGATATATTCAACAAATATCGTAAAACCCACAACGATGGCGTATTCTCTGCCTACACCACCGAGATGAGAAAAGCCCGTAAATCGGGGATTATTACAGGTTTACCCGATGCCTACGGTAGGGGAAGAATCATCGGCGATTATCGTCGAGTAGCATTGTATGGGGTGGATTTCCTCATAGAAGATAAACAAAATCAATTACTCTCCCTCGAAATGGATTTGATGGATGAAGACACCATCCGCCTACGGGAAGAAATCACCGAACAAATCAAAGCCCTCCATGAATTAAAAGAGATGGCAGGTAGTTATGGCTTTGATATAAGTCGCCCTGCCGAAAACGCCACCGAAGCCCTACAATGGCTCTATTTTGGCTATCTGGGAGCAGTAAAAGAACAAAATGGCGCTGCCATGTCTTTGGGGCGTGTATCTACTTTCCTCGACATTTATATTAAAAGGGATTTAGACAAAGGGTTAATCAGTGAAAGCGAAGCCCAAGAATTAATCGATCAATTCGTGATCAAATTGCGCATGGTAAGATTTCTCCGTGCTCCTGAGTATAACCAATTATTCGCCGCAGATCCAGTGTGGGTAACGGAAGTCATTGGCGGTGTGGGTTTAGATGGGCGCCCCTTGGTGACGAAAACCAGTTTCCGCTTCCTCCATACCCTTTATAACCTAGGCCCTGCCCCTGAGCCGAATTTAACCATTTTATGGTCTGAAAAATTGCCCCTAGCCTTTAAACGTTATGTGGCTAAAGTTTCCATCGATACCAGTTCGATTCAATATGAAAACGATGACTTGATGCGCCACGAATATGGGGATGATTATGGCATTGCTTGTTGTGTGTCAGCGATGCGTATCGGTAAACAAATGCAGTTTTTCGGTGCGAGGGTAAACCTTGCCAAGGCTTTGTTATATGCCATCAACGGTGGTAAGGATGAAAATACAGCGATGCAAGTCGCCCCTGCCTATGCGCCTATAACTTCGGAATATCTTGATTATGAAGAGGTAACGGCAAAATTTGATCTCCTCATCGATTGGTTAGCCAAGTTATATGTTAATACTTTGAATGTCATCCATTATATGCACGATAAGTATTCTTACGAACGTATTGAGATGGCATTACATGATCGAGATGTTTATCGTACCATGGCTTGTGGTATTGCTGGTTTGTCGGTGGTGGGGGATGCCCTCTCGGCGATGAAATATAGCAGGGTGAAAGTTATCCGTAATGAGGCTGGTTTGGCAGTAGATTACGAGGTGGAGGGTGATTATCCCAAGTTTGGTAATAATGATGATCGGGTGGACGGCATCACTGCTAATATTATGACTACCTTTATGAATAAGGTACGCAAAAATAAAACCTATCGTAATGCTGTACCTACTCAGTCGGTGTTAACTATCACTTCTAATGTGGTGTATGGTAAAAAAACTGGTAGCACTCCCGATGGCAGAAAAGCAGGTGAACCTTTTGCACCGGGGGCAAACCCCATGCACGGCAGGGATACCAACGGTGCGATCGCATCTATGGCTTCTGTGGCAAAATTGCCCTACGAAGATGCCCAAGATGGTATTTCTTATACCTTCTCCATTGTACCCGAGGCACTGGGTAAAACCGCTGACACAAGGATTAATAACCTTGCAGGAATGTTAGATGGTTATTTCCACGATACAGGACACCATATTAATATTAACGTCCTCAATCGAGAAACGCTCCTTGATGCCATGGATCATCCTGAACAATATCCTCAGCTTACCATCAGAGTATCAGGTTATGCCGTCAACTTTATTAAACTTACCCGTGAGCAACAGTTAGACGTAATTAATCGTACTTTCCACGCTCAGTTATAAATCGGTAGGGTGGGCATCGCCCACCGTAGATTGTGAAACAGAAAATCCCCCACTTTCTTAGTTGAAAATGAGGGATTTTTTTTGTGTAAATTAACCTGAGTTTTGAATGATCAAAACTGACGTTAATCTGAGACATTAACGGATTCTCCTGCCTGTTAAGAGATTGTATATGATGCCAATTAGTGCTAAAACTAACAGCAAATGAATTAAACCTCCACCAACATTAATTGAGAAACCTAGTAACCAGAGAATAATTAATATTCCTGCGATACCCCAAATAAAATTGACCATATTATATTCCGATTGATTATACAAAAGATGATTAAAGTTTGAGAAAATAACTAATATAAATTAAAATTAGTCAATGATTTCTTTTGCTTTATCTTTTACATCCTCAACGTTTTTACGGGCTTCGGCCTCGGCTTGTTTGGCTTTTCCTTTTACTTGGGCTTCTTTATTATCAGCCATTTTTCCTGCGGCTTCCTGCACTTTTCCCTCAACATCTTTAGCTGCTGCTTTTACTTTATCTTCTAGTCCCATAATGGTTTTATTCCTAAATTTTGTTGTTCATTTTAATGACAAAACTATTTTGATATAAATAGCTTTGTGTATAGACTCATTATAACTTTTTCATATTAATTGATTGTCGAAATGACCGAACTTTACAAAGATTTTTGCTATGTAAAAAATATTTTTTTGAATGTTTAAATGTTACTTTTTTATTTTAATATATCCAAACATAGACTAAATAGATTTATACGCTTACTTTATTGATGTATTTGTTAATTTTAAAAATATATTGCAGAATATTAAGTTATATTTTGTTCTGTAAAAACATGATAGTTGATAATAATGAGAATAAATTATTTACTATTTTTCCTAAATAAATTAGGGGAGAATGGGGAATAGTTTTTGACCGTTCAAGGGTTTTGTATTTCTAGTTTGAATCACCCCTGTAGGGGTTTTGGGTGACTTTTATGGTAACGGTTTATGCGAACCTGATATAAAATCGTAATACAAACCTGTTATTGTCCGAAACGTAGATGAATATTGACTTAGAGAAAACCATTGCAAATTTAGACATTAAAGCTGATTGGATAGGATTGAGGTATATTACGGAAAAAAGTCAGACTCATAATTTTCGAGACAGTAAACCTCAATACCATGGCAAAAAGATAAATAGGGGCATTATGGTAGAGGTGTTGGTGGATGGACAGATGGGTTATTGTGCTACTAATCGCCTTGATTTTGATAGTGTTCAAAGGGCGGCAGAAAATGCTCGACAACAGGCAATGATGGCGAAACCGTGGGGGATTTTTTCCTTTGATAGTGGTATTCGCCCTCCGAGTCGGGGGGTTTATCAGTCGGCGATGAAAAAACCTCTTGAGGTGTTGACGGCAAAGGATATAAATGATTTGTTAATTCAAGTGTGTGATAACTTGAGGGTGTCTGACAAGGTGGTGAAAACCACTGCTTTGGCGGTGGTGAATGAAATGGACTATTATTTTGTCAGTAGTAATGGTGCTAATATTGAGCAACATTTTTCCATGGTCTTTTCTGATTATAGTGCGATCGCCCAGAATGGTAATATTATCCAGAAACGTAGTGATCATGGGATGTTGGCACGGTGTTATCAGGGTGGTGCGGAGATGATCAACCCCTCTTTTATTTTACAACGGGCGCAAGAAATTGGGGAAGGTGCGATCGCCCTTACGGAGGCAGAAGAATGTCCAAACACCAGAACAAACCTAGTATTAGCCCCAGATCAGATGATGTTACAAATCCATGAAAGTGTGGGACACCCCCTCGAATTGGATCGTATTTTGGGGGATGAAAGAAACTATGCAGGTAGTAGCTTTGTAAAATTAGCTGACTTTGGCAACCTTGCCTATGGTTCAGACAAAATGAATATAACTTTTGACCCTACCTTTGAGGGGGAATTGGCCAGTTATGGTTTTGATGATACAGGTATCAAAGCGACAAAAGAATATTTAATCAAAGAAGGAATGTTATTAAGGGGGTTGGGAAGCCTTGAAAGCCAAGCTAGGGCAAAGGTTGAAGGAGTTGCCAATGCCCGTGCAAGTTCTTGGAATCGTCCTCCCATTGATCGCATGGCGAATTTAAACTTAGAATCAGGGGAGGGTAGTTTTAACCACATCATTAGCAACATAGAACATGGCGTTTATATGGAGTCTAACCTATCTTGGTCCATTGATGATTATCGAAACAAATTCCAGTTTGGCTGTGAATATGCCCGTCTGATTGAAAATGGTCAACTTACCAAAGTTTTGCGTAATCCCAACTATAGGGGAGTAACTCAACACTTTTGGCATAATCTGGTGGCAGTGGGGGATGAGTCTACCAAAGGGGTTTTTGGCACTCCTATCTGCGGAAAAGGGGAACCAAATCAGATGATTCGGGTGGGCCATGCTTCCCCTGTGTGTGTTTTTGCAGATATAGAAGTTTTTGGGGGTAATGGAGGATAGTGTTTATCTTTGGGTAACGATCATTTTGTCGCCGATGACGGCATTTCTAGCGACCAAATTTTCCTGACTATCTTGGAAGTTAATTTTATTAAAATAGAGTAGTTTGGCTCGTTGATAAACATCATTAACAAAGTTATCCTGTTCGCTACTACTCATTTGATACCAATATTGAGTGAGGGTAACGAGGAGATAATTATCACTAAAATTGGCTCTCAAATTAATAATCAGATTTTTGCCATATTTATCGGTAATTTGATCGATTTGTTCTTGAATATTGTTTAATAATGTTTGTTCCATGGTAAGGGCGCTAACGGTTTTTTCCTCGATAATTATTTCTACTTCCTTATCTGGAATAGTTGGTGCTTCTTTTTCTGAGGAAACATCTTCATCTATGGAGGGAGGGGAGATTTGGGTTGATTCTTTTGGTTTGGGGGGTTGATTGTCTTCTGGTATTATTTCTGTTTCCCCTTGGTTATCGGTTTCTGTATCTAAGTTGTCTGGGGTTATATTTTCTACGGATGGCACTTCGGGGGGGGTTTTATCTTCTTCTTCGGGGGTTTCAACTGCAACAATGGCGGTATTATCTTGATTGTTATCGGTGATTTCTGGGGTGGGGTTAATAATTGCCCAGCATATACCTACGATAATGATAAGTGACCCGAGGGCGATCGCCCCTAGACGAAAATCGAAGGAAAATCTTTTTTTGGTTGAGGGTTTGGGAATACTATTATCGGGGGTGTCAGCAGGTAAAGACTCGGACTCTGTTTTTACTTGGAAACGGGGAGCAAGTTTGATATTATCAATTAAATCATTACTTGACTCGAGAAAGATATTAGTAATTTCTGGGGAAGGAAATTCCTCAATTTCTGATTTGTCTATTTTGTCTAGGGTTAATTGTAATTTTTTGATAGTCTTTTTTAAATTAATAATTGTTTCTTTTCTATCAATTTCTGATTGTTTTTTATCTATTTCTTGATTGTCCATAAAAATAATAAATGTATATCTTGTTTTACTAAAAACGTTTCTTATATTAGATAATAGTTTGATTTTAATACCATTATAGTTAAACCATGAAAAAGGTTATTCAATTTCTTTTTATTAATTTATCACTAATTTTTCTTACTGTGGGTTGTGCCACTACTTCTGCACCCCTAGAATTTGCTCCTCCTCCTTCGGTAGTTGAAAAGGCGATCGCTTTTACCCTCCAATCTAATTATGATAATTTGAGCAATCAATTGCAGACAAAATCACCTACATTTGAGATTAGTAAAATAGACATAAAAAAATAAAACCCATAGTAATCTATAACTTTCCTGTCTATCATTTAGAAGGAATTTATCAAATTAAACTAAAACTAAATAGAAATAGAACCAAAACTATTAAAAATAAATTTCAAGTTGATGTACAAAGAAATACAAAAGGCGAAACATGGAAGGTATTACGTACGTATAAAGAAGGAGGAAAAGAAAAATATTTCGCCCATCAAATATTATAAAATGTAAGCAATTTTACATCACTGATAAAATTACCAGCCTAAGATGAAATTAATGATAATAATTCTTTACCATTAACGAAAAATAACATCCACCTTACCGAGAAAAATCATGGAAATATTATCCCTCGATAACTTACAAAATTATGGAGTAAACCCAGCAGAAGTACAAAAAGCCCTCAAAATTGAATGTTTTGGTAAAAGTTTTCTACGAAAATCGGATGTTCCCAAAAAATTTAAAGAAAAAGCTCTCTTTCTCGCTTCAGAATTACTAACCAAAGGAGAACAAAGTTTCGTTACCGAAACCAATTTTTCTTATACTGTGTGGGCAGAAGAAAAGATAGCCCCCCCAGCGAAAAAAGTCATTGCCCAACCCTCCAACATTCCTCCCCAAACTTCCCTTAGAAAGACAGTTGTTAGACAAGCAGAAACTCCTGTCATCGAGAGTGTCCAAGAAAAAGAAAATAATGTCCAGTGGAATATTAGTATTCGTGATAATAATCCTTCTGTCGTAAGCCAAGATTCCCCTGCCCCAGAAAAATATCAAACCTATAGAGGGGTAGCTTTTACTGTGGAAACCAAAGAAGAAGAAAAGCAAAATGTCAGAAGCAAAAAGAAACCGAGAACATATCGAGGAGTGGCTTATTAAAGGATACTTCTGCCCACCAAAATCTTGCGCACTTCCAACATAGCGGAATAGGTGGGAATAATATATAAGGTTTGATGTTCGGGGGTAATTTTTAAGGCTTCGTCAATGGCCTCTGAGAGGTTTTCTTTGACAATTAAATTCAGGTTATTCTCAAGACTATCTAAGCTATATTTTAGTCTGAGTGCCATGTCATAAACCCTATCACCACTGACGACAATATTACCCCCCAACTCTACCAGTTTCTCTGTGTCCACATCCCAAATCCATGATACATCTGTACCATCTGGAGTGCGATCGTTTAAAATCATCATAGTGGTACAGTGGGGATTAATTTTTTTGAGGTCATTAACTGCCCTAATGGTTTCATTCATACCCACAGGATTTTTTGATAGGAGAATGCGGATATTTTTGTTATTAATAGTTAATTCTTCTGCCCTACCAAAAGCGGCTTTAAAATTAGTAATAGTTTTATTTATGACCTCTTTTTCTACCCCCACAGATTGAGCTAATAATCCTGCGGCGAGGGTATTATATTTATTATAAACTCCGATTAATATTTGTTCCCATTCTTGGCTATTCACATCCAATTTACTCTTAGTAAAATCACATTTTGGGCAGTCATAATCTCCAAGGTGAGATAGATAAACTCCTTGATAGTCCAAAGGATGACCACACTTTGGGCAGTAAATAGAATCCACCGCATGGGGTATTTCTTCTAAATATAAATCTGTTTCATTTAAGCCAAAAAACAGAACTTTTTTATCGATATTTTGACCTAAATAACAGAGGGTAGGATCATCTCCATTTAACACAATTGTGGTTGCTTGGGATAAAGGTGCGATCGCCCCTTGCCAACGATGACTAATGGTATCAACTTCCCCATAACGATCCAATTGATCTCGGAACAAATTGAGAGCT
The sequence above is a segment of the Cyanobacterium stanieri PCC 7202 genome. Coding sequences within it:
- a CDS encoding glycolate oxidase, subunit GlcD (PFAM: FAD binding domain; FAD linked oxidases, C-terminal domain~TIGRFAM: glycolate oxidase, subunit GlcD~COGs: COG0277 FAD/FMN-containing dehydrogenase~InterPro IPR006094:IPR004113:IPR016166:IPR004490~KEGG: cyh:Cyan8802_0851 glycolate oxidase, subunit GlcD~PFAM: FAD linked oxidase domain protein~PRIAM: D-lactate dehydrogenase (cytochrome)~SPTR: Glycolate oxidase, subunit GlcD;~TIGRFAM: glycolate oxidase, subunit GlcD), whose product is MVFSVIRDKWQPIIKQLEAVLGKKGVIKRKEELLTYECDGLPQYRQRPALVTLPKTTEEVSAIARICHENDIPWIARGAGTGLSGGALPVEDCVLIVTARMREVLEVDYENQRIVVQPGIINNWVTQTVSGAGFYYAPDPSSQIICSIGGNVAENSGGVHCLKYGTTTNHVLGLTIVTPEGDIVKIGGKVPETPGYDLTGLFVGSEGTLGIATEITLKILKTPDSICVVLADFNSIEEAGNAVAEIIRSGIIPAGMEMMDNFSINAVEDIVATQCYPRDAQAILLVELDGLEVEVTNYKEKVGEICLRCGARNITSAKDAPTRLKLWKGRKAAFAAMGKISPNYFVQDGVVPRSQLASVLSEISALGEQYGYRIANVFHAGDGNLHPLILYNQAEEGSFEKVEELGGEILKLCVRVGGSISGEHGIGSDKKCYMADMFTEADLETMQYVRSAFNPKGLANPEKIFPTPRTCGEAANAKKAEFKNIQAF
- a CDS encoding peptidase domain protein (PFAM: Bacterial pre-peptidase C-terminal domain~InterPro IPR007280:IPR020336~KEGG: mmr:Mmar10_2592 peptidase S1 and S6, chymotrypsin/Hap~PFAM: peptidase domain protein~SPTR: Putative uncharacterized protein), yielding MIRPFLTTIVVLGAIALRASAQDYGYDPIYGTVTLSGGFSPDPHTVSLQAGGSVDVGNTLGGSCVGIIAEAPDYRINFTAGSYPLIISVDSAYDTTLVINNPSGDWYCDDDSGEYRGHNPSIRFDNPQSGQYDIWVGTYSSGTNPDAILHISEVSSK
- a CDS encoding thiazole-phosphate synthase (PFAM: Thiazole biosynthesis protein ThiG; FAD dependent oxidoreductase~TIGRFAM: glycine oxidase ThiO~COGs: COG2022 Uncharacterized protein of thiazole biosynthesis~InterPro IPR006076:IPR008867:IPR012727~KEGG: cyc:PCC7424_1568 glycine oxidase ThiO~PFAM: thiazole biosynthesis family protein; FAD dependent oxidoreductase~SPTR: Glycine oxidase ThiO;~TIGRFAM: glycine oxidase ThiO), which codes for MNIRENIIIGGGIIGLAIALELKLRNKQVTILSRNFKQAATHAAAGMLAPRAENLTGEMLNLALQSLALYPQWIEKLSHLGGEDVDYNPCGIIAPVYETPDNTSHDGGLWLDKKNLAHYQPDLGEDVVGGWWYPEEGQVDPRRLGTVLLSIAQSLGVEILEGVSAIAFTRSQGKIKDVITPSGTLTADNYILAGGSWSGKLQPLPVRPIKGQMLSLKMPSDKPLERVIFGENTYLVPKKDGRLIVGATVEDIGWVKGTTAQGVNTLLNNAIRLYPPLAQWKLEEIWYGYRPGTPDEMPILGYGDAENLILATGHHRNGILLAPITAKIISNLVEGKTDSFLPSFSYLRFNSPENPPLPPLVKNSNKNQIMNYPTPQQNNGYHAYSHDVSDDGLVIAGRKFKSRLMTGTGKYPTMESMQQSVMASGCEIVTVAVRRVQNNAPGHEGLAEALDWSKIWMLPNTAGCTNAEEAIRVARLGREMAKLLGQEDNNFVKLEVIPDSKYLLPDPIGTLQAAEQLVKEGFAVLPYVNADPLLCKRLEEVGCATVMPLGSPIGSGQGIQNVANIKIIIEQSKVPVVIDAGIGSPSEAAYGMELGADALLINSAIALAENPVIMAQSMGLATQAGRLAYKAGRIPIKNYASASSPLTGVVTK
- a CDS encoding formate acetyltransferase (PFAM: Glycine radical; Pyruvate formate lyase~TIGRFAM: formate acetyltransferase 1~COGs: COG1882 Pyruvate-formate lyase~InterPro IPR019777:IPR004184:IPR001150:IPR005949~KEGG: cyc:PCC7424_2838 formate acetyltransferase~PFAM: pyruvate formate-lyase PFL; formate C-acetyltransferase glycine radical~PRIAM: Formate C-acetyltransferase~SPTR: Formate acetyltransferase;~TIGRFAM: formate acetyltransferase) encodes the protein MVMMTDKTASNPTAKFPIWEEFEGGKWQQKINVRDFIQRNYTPYDGDESFLSDATPTTHNLWTEVKLLMKQEREKGVLDAETKIPSSITAYGAGYIKKDLEKIVGLQTDKPLKRAIMPNGGIRVVEKSLEAYGYTIDPLVHDIFNKYRKTHNDGVFSAYTTEMRKARKSGIITGLPDAYGRGRIIGDYRRVALYGVDFLIEDKQNQLLSLEMDLMDEDTIRLREEITEQIKALHELKEMAGSYGFDISRPAENATEALQWLYFGYLGAVKEQNGAAMSLGRVSTFLDIYIKRDLDKGLISESEAQELIDQFVIKLRMVRFLRAPEYNQLFAADPVWVTEVIGGVGLDGRPLVTKTSFRFLHTLYNLGPAPEPNLTILWSEKLPLAFKRYVAKVSIDTSSIQYENDDLMRHEYGDDYGIACCVSAMRIGKQMQFFGARVNLAKALLYAINGGKDENTAMQVAPAYAPITSEYLDYEEVTAKFDLLIDWLAKLYVNTLNVIHYMHDKYSYERIEMALHDRDVYRTMACGIAGLSVVGDALSAMKYSRVKVIRNEAGLAVDYEVEGDYPKFGNNDDRVDGITANIMTTFMNKVRKNKTYRNAVPTQSVLTITSNVVYGKKTGSTPDGRKAGEPFAPGANPMHGRDTNGAIASMASVAKLPYEDAQDGISYTFSIVPEALGKTADTRINNLAGMLDGYFHDTGHHININVLNRETLLDAMDHPEQYPQLTIRVSGYAVNFIKLTREQQLDVINRTFHAQL